A single window of Pyxicephalus adspersus chromosome 10, UCB_Pads_2.0, whole genome shotgun sequence DNA harbors:
- the VAX1 gene encoding ventral anterior homeobox 1, with protein MFEKTRSMDIRCNPGTEEPRNTKPGHKEGKDPRDSQCSHGDSYLKEQQAAYPTPGASDPCAKSKNVGAADPDYCRRILVRDAKGSIREIILPKGLDLDRPKRTRTSFTAEQLYRLEMEFQRCQYVVGRERTELARQLNLSETQVKVWFQNRRTKQKKDQGKDSELRSVVSETAATCSVLRLLEQGRLLSPPGLPGLLPACAAGALRAPNNAGPGAPSIPEVTSAPPHQPGLHTSGHSLFSMPVPSLLGTVANRLSANPLTMAGNLQELSARYLSSSAFEPYSRNSSKEVLEKKSLD; from the exons ATGTTTGAGAAAACGCGCAGTATGGACATTAGGTGCAACCCTGGCACAGAAGAGCCCCGGAACACCAAACCCGGGCACAAGGAAGGCAAAGACCCCAGGGACAGCCAATGTAGCCACGGGGACTCTTACCTCAAAGAGCAGCAAGCCGCATACCCAACGCCCGGAGCCTCGGACCCCTGCGCCAAGTCCAAGAACGTTGGAGCAGCCGACCCTGACTACTGCAGGAGGATTCTGGTCCGAG ATGCCAAGGGCTCCATCCGGGAGATCATCCTACCCAAGGGACTGGACCTGGACCGACCCAAGCGGACCCGAACCTCCTTCACCGCGGAGCAGCTGTACCGGCTGGAGATGGAGTTCCAGAGGTGCCAGTACGTGGTGGGCCGGGAGAGAACCGAACTGGCCCGGCAACTCAACCTGTCTGAGACCCAG GTAAAGGTTTGGTTCCAGAACCGCAGGACCAAGCAGAAGAAGGACCAGGGGAAGGACTCAGAGCTGCGTTCCGTTGTCTCAGAAACCGCAGCCACCTGCAGCGTCCTCCGGCTCCTGGAACAAGGCCGCCTCCTGTCCCCTCCTGGCTTACCCGGACTATTGCCAGCCTGTGCTGCAGGAGCACTGCGGGCCCCCAACAATGCTGGACCAGGGGCCCCATCTATTCCTGAAGTCACTAGTGCCCCCCCTCACCAACCTGGACTGCACACTTCGGGGCACAGCCTCTTCAGCATGCCGGTGCCATCTCTGCTGGGCACTGTGGCCAACCGGCTATCCGCCAACCCACTGACAATGGCAGGGAACCTCCAGGAACTCTCCGCCAGGTACCTCAGCTCCTCGGCCTTCGAGCCCTACTCCAGAAATTCCTCCAAGGAGGTTCTAGAGAAGAAATCCCTGGACTGA